GGTCGCGatgatccatttgaatttggtaGACGTAATTTAACTTCAGAGTCAGAAGTTTGGAATCATAACGCTTGGGATAATGTTGAATGGGGCCAAGATCAAATCGAAGAGGCTGAAGAAAAGATACGTGCTCAATATGAAAATCCAGTTCCAGAATTTGACAAACAGCTCTACAATTCGAACCCTGCTCGTTATTGGGATATATTTtataaaaataatagagaaaattttttcaaggATAGAAAATGGTTACAAATTGAATTTCCTAGTCTTTATGCCGCTACAAAGCCTGATGCAGGGCCTGTGAGTATTTTCGAAATTGGATGTGGTGCCGGTAATACCTTTTTCCCCATTTTAAATGAGAATGAGAATGAAAATTTACGTATTGTAGCCGCTGATTTTGCACCCAGAGCAGTAGAATTGGTCAAGACTTCAGAAAACTTCAATCCTAAGTATGGTCATGCCTGTGTTTGGGATTTGGCGAATCCAGAAGGTGAACTACCCGACGGCGTCGAACCTAATTCTATCGACATAGCTGTGATGATTTTTGTATTCAGTGCGTTGGCTCCAGAACAATGGGACAGGGCATTGGATAATTTGCGTAAAGTTTTAAAACCAGGTGGTAAAATTCTCTTCAGGGATTATGGCCGTTATGATTTGGCTCAAGTTAGATTCAAGAAAAATAGATTACTAGATGATAACTTTTACATCAGAGGTGATGGTACAAGGGTATACTTCTTcacagaagaagaactcAGACAACTCTTCACCAAGCATTTCCATGAAGTCAAAATTGGCACCGATAGGAGGCTGTTGGTCAACAGGAAAAGGCAATTGAAGATGTATCGCTGTTGGCTGCAAGCCGTTTTTGAAGTCCCTCAAAACAACTAGATATTTATAGTCTGtcatttttcatcatctttacaATTAATCGCCACACATACATATCACTATACCATATTCTTGTTGCATCTCTTTTACCTATCAATCAAATCACCAGCTAATGCTATTAGTGCGTTAGGCTTCCCCATATTCATCATTTGACACCAGACAGATACATACGTGCAGAAATCCATCGAAACTCATTAATCTTTGGTACAATTCAAATACGTTAGAATGTAGCGGCACTTCAATACCATTGGAAACCGCCTTCATTAAAACTTGGTTGTCCTGGAAGAATTCgggaaattgaattttaGCTAAGTCGGCCACAGTCTGTAGGGATCCATCATCTTTGCATTCGGTCGCTGAAAGTTGAATTCTCTTTATATCGGGTAGAGTTTGATGCAGTATTATTGGTATAAATTTTGGTCTCTTTGGTATTATCTTAGAGGATATACGGCCAAAATTAGTTCTATCTCTGTTCAAGATACTCCCCCAAAACTGCTGAGAGTCTTGCATTGATAATGACATAACTTGTTTAGCTGATCCATTTAATATATAACAACTTTGTTTCCACTGGTGCATCCAATAGCTTTTTATCTGATCAATTCCATTTATTAGTGGAATTACACCTGCTGGTGGATTAGATCCATATGCCAACTCAATTTTCCAGACATTAATTGAATTCTCAGTATCTCTACTAACTCTACCAGGCGGATTCAACGCTAACATAGAATCGTATAAAACCCCCAAAGGATAGTTCCAAAACAGCGGCACGTCCTCAAATTCAAACCAATACGTACCGCCATCATTACCATTGGGATCAATTTTCAAACTGTTTCGTAGATGGCTCACGATGGCCGGTAGATATAGCACTAGATATGTATCTCTCGGTATTCTAACATTAACCAGCGATTCTTTGTGAGACACCTCATTTAACAGTAACGATTGCTTGACATTTATCTGCACATTAATGGCACCACTCCATACCAATTCCCTAATCTGATCCATATTCATTGTTGTCCCAGCCTTTTCCCTTGGTAGTGCGTTAACGCACATGGACTGACTaactgatgatgatgatggtaatgTGATTAAAATACAGAAAAATACTAGAATAATACTGAATCACTAGCTCATCGAAAGTCTATCGGTTCAGCAAGAGGAGTGAATGCAAGTAATCAAGCCTCAAAAGCGAGTGAGTAGTGAATGGTTGTGGCAGTTTCAGGATGGTGACCGTTTTATTGATGTATTCGACAGTCCCAGCGATACATGGTTAATCTTTGGAGTATTTTATTTAGACAAATTTGATAACGACCCTCATTCAAAACTTGAGAAGCTTCTAAATCAATtaaatgatgaaatctgCATCTGGAATCATAAATACCCCTGGTCTGAATTTAACGGTATTAGTTTACAATTGGACAAAACCGCCCAAGGTGTACCTTTCATATTGGGACAGATATGTGTTGAAGATAACGTGGTAGAAGAGGAAGCGATAGTTGTGGCCTTGCTTCAAAAGTTTACATCAAAATGTGGGATGCCACAAGTTTTCGTCAAAGTTTGTGATACTGATGGTGATTTCCTTCTGGCAGAGGCTAGTGACACTATTCCCGAAGATTACGAATATCCAGTGTCCATAAATCGATTATGGATTCATGAAGgtaaattcaaattgattCCCAAGGAATATTACGAGCATCGTGGGCTGAACCATGAGGAAGCATTGAAGTTTTTAAGAAACAATTACTACAAATTGATAGTAATCGATGGAATTCAGCGTAAGATTTCCCAAGGAATTACTAATAAATACCCAGAAGGTTTTTTAGATAATCTGGTGAAATTACCACTGGTATTCGAAGACAGTCAGGCTCTAAGCATTACAAATGCCAACCCTCGAATAATAAGCTTTGCACTGAAAAATCTCATAACTgaggaaattgaagttAACAAAGAAGTAAGTCAAGTTAACGACGGTCAACGGAAAGAATTCTTAGTTCCAAGAAGGTTTGTTGATCTGCTTTCGCTGTTTCTTGATTCCAAAGGTTTAAAGAAGAGCCCCGATCATATACCTCTGTATTGTGGGAGAGCGGTAGCAAGTGTAATCAATTCTCTGTTGCGAAGTTCTATCATCAATGTAAATTCCAATGCTGGATCTTTGCCAGGTAATAATACTGGTTACTTCGACTCAcataaatttcaaatggcATCATTAAATGAACCCTTTAAAATGGATTATAATAACGATAATGTTGAAAACATTGTAGAAAGACTTGGCGAATTCTTCAAGCAAGGTAACGATAGGAAGACTTCAAGTGACCATGAGCAGGAAGTTCAGCAggattctgatgatgatgatgagaaggcaagacaatttttcagagATGAGAATGTAGacattgatgaagacgatttttttgaattttttctgGCTGATGCCctaaaaatgaataaagACAATATTGAAGCATTACGATCTCAGGAGGAACAAAATGAATCTAGTACATCTTCTGAAAATCCAGGCTCATTAGACGGATATGAAGAGCTACTTGCTGATGGCGACGGCCTTGAAGGTCTTTCGCCATCAGCGTTGGGTGACTTACTAAAGGCATTGGCGATTGATGGCGCTACGGAAGGACCTTTACAGACTATACTTAGAAACGCTGCTGGACATCAAAACGATGAATTATAAGGCGACTGAATAGGTTTCAGAACTCCGGaattttcttatttttaaATTGTAATATAATACATGCTTATATGTTGCTTTCCCTAATTGTAGTAAATTAAACTATTCGTTACTCCATTCGTTATCGTTTTTCGTTTTTTCGTTTTTGGTTGTAACCATTATAATCGTCACAATTATGATTTTTATTGCAATTTCCCAACCCCTTCTGGGTTTTTCAGTCAGAATAGTTATCCTCCTGGTCTGCGATTCGTAGTGCTTCGTCGTCTTCTGTAACTAAAGATGGGGCACTCATCCCAGAGGAAATAATAGGGAATTTTGGGGAACAGCTACGAGCTTCACCGGCACTTATTTGACCCGCTAATGAAGAGTTGGAATTTTCAAACGGATGATAATGCGTTAATGATCTTGATATGGAACCAACTCTTTTGGGAACAGAATGCTCATCACTCTGGTTGAGAAAATCATTGTCTTCTTCCATGACTAAACTCTGATGTGGCGATAAAATGATACTATTGGAAGTGTGCTTTTCCTCTTGAGAATTTAATGAACCTTCTTCCTGAATAATAGACTGGGGTTGAGAGGCCTTAGTAAACCCTCGGTTATGGTTTTTCCTCCCAATAGATCCACGTCGTGAGCCACTGCGGTTTCGTCTGGGAAACCAGGTATGTTGGGCACCAAACCTAGGGAGCACTGAGTCAGTAACCGCTGTTCCCTTTGTCTTCCGTATATCCATTATTGTGGGTGGAGAAGCTGTCGTAATGTCGTAAAATGAGTCTGTTCTAGAACTTCTTTCACTTGCGCTTGAAGCGCTTGACATAATGCTCAAATCTCTTCTATCAAGAGTCTGTTTGTAAATGCTACGACCCTTAAGATCTGAACTTACTTCTCCGGTACTCGCATGTGGGAAATTTGGCCTGGGGAAATCCGAAACTCGTAGTGATGAAGCATTCCCATCTGTCGAATACTCAGAGTTAAATGTATCGTTAGAGAATTCCGATATACCTGATACCGGTCTTGGGCGTAAGAAATTGGGTGATTTATGCCCATCATGCGATGACAACTGGATGTTTTGATTGAACACTGTTTCCACGTCATAATTACCTGCCGATGTTTGACCAGAAATGTCACTAGAAGTCCGTgattttaatcttttcaacagTCTTTGATCGGAATGAACTTTCGATTCGATAACAGCGTCATCTGCTGAAACATCATTTAATTGTGAAGCCGCAGTATCCTGATCCTTGGCGGTAGATTGATTTGAACTCTTCGTGGCAGACTTGAGTGATTCTGAACGATTGGTTCTCTTTTTGTCTTGATAACCAGTGTGATCGATAGCATTTGTAGAACCAGTAGGAGACGTACTATGGCTTTTACGATAATTGCTATTTCGTTGAGATCCATTATGACTTCCCGCTCCATTATTACCGTTCATACACTTGTTATTGGCActactgttattattgttattagACTGTTGctttttggatttgaagaattttgtaACCTTACTGAGAATGTTATTTTTCTTACTTCCAGATGGATGACCACCACTACTACCGGAGCCCTTGATGGATGATACAGAGGCAGTACTATCATTTGTTGATAAccattgttgttgtggtggtggtgaagacTGTTTCGATATAACCGAACGAGATGGGTCTATCgattttttattcttgaGCTCTACCAGTGATTGGTTCTGtgtttgttgttgtaatgGCTGCGGTTGTTGCTGGGATCGCCTCTCTACATATGACGGCAGTACATCATTTGCATCACTATTTTTACTGAGCATTCTTCTCAAAGACGAAACATTTTTAAGGTCAGCCGCCGAACTAGAATTTTGCCTCCTTATAGGTATTCGTGATTCAGGTGTTTCCTGAATTGATGGTTGTGAATCAAAAACTTTTTTCACTGATAGAACTGATCTACTTCTCCTTGGATAATCTACTCTTTCACAAGCTCTTTCGTGTTCTAATAGTAATAACCAAAGTCCCGATAAAGAATCacattttttcttttgaattgaCGCTTTGATCGATTGGGCATCAAACCCCGATTgtttcaatcttttcaaaagtttcctTTCCAATCTCGAACGGAATTGGGTCATACCTAACCGCTGTCGtttaatgattttttcagttCTGCTTAACATAATTTGTCCATAAGGTTGTAGGAAAGGATGTGATAGGATTTGTTCCATTGTAGGCCTTTCTGATGGGCACTTGGCCAATAACCTCTTAATTAAATCCTTAGCTTCATGGCTCACAAAATTATCGTTAAAGTTTGGAAAATCGTTgacaattttccatttaGTTTTagtttcatcatcttcgtcaaaGGGCATAGTTCCGTTAATCATAGTATAAAGGATGACTCCTAGGGACCAAATATCGATTTTAAACCCATCATATGCCTGTCTCTGGATTAATTCAGGAGCCATATAAACAGTCGTACCACAGATGGTTTCTAAGGAGGATTTAGACACGCATTCCCTTGTAAATCCAAAATCTGTTAACTTGGCGTTCCCATTCTTGTCTAACAAGATATTTTCCAGTTTTAAGTCTCTGTGAACGCAGTTCAACGAGTGTGCATAGTGTACAGCACTCACTATTTGCGCAAATAACTTTGCACATTCATCTAGTGGGATTCTATGCAGCATCAGTAAATGCTCGTACAATTCCCTACCAGGACAGTACTCCAGAGCCATCCAGACTTTAGTTTCTGTAACAATTACTTCATATAACTTTGTAATATAGGGAAAATCGAATTGTCTGTGGTAAAATACTTCTCTTACTAAATTAGGGTCACTCTTATCGCTCGTCTTTAACACAACTTTTCTATGAGTAGGCTTATGTGATGCCAAATATACCTTACCAAAGCTTCCCTCACCTATTTGCTTAAGTATCTTGTAATTCCCAACCTCTGACAACTCATCAGAGGTAAACTGGCTATATAGCCGATTGTAGGAATTACCAATGATAGATTTTATCTGGTTTTGTTCAGCCTTTGTAGGCGACATTTTTTATCCATCTAACAAGAACTCACACTCTCAATCCTATAAAACTTTTAAACCCCTACCCGTTAAACTATCAATTGGTGAACAGTAACCAAAGCGTTTCTCCCAACTACAActcaaagaaaaaaaaaaaaaaaaggcaCTAATCTTTCCGTACACCTATAAGTAAATCCCTTAGTTCAAAACAAACAGTTTCAATTGTTTTTTAAACCCTATGAAGTGCCTTAAAACCCGCTAAAGATCCATTTATTGCTTGAATATGTAGGTGAAGCATCTACTTGCATGTTCCTTCAATGCTACATGTAATTGCCAAATATTTCACTAATAATCTTCGTATAGCGTGATTGTAAATAACAATAAGTCCGAATCTTATCTCGTATTAGAAGAATAAGTTGGCACATTTTAAGCAACTACATTGGCTCTTATAAGCGGTTTGAACTGATTTAATTGTATATTCCGTTTTGGAAAGAGCACATGAAATTATCCATGCCGCTCAAGATGGCAGTTAGAGGTTATCAGGAGGCTGTCACTGCGTTAAACTCCCTGCAATCAAACTATGCCAATATAATGGCGATTCGGGAATCTGGAGACCGTAAAAACCAGATGAATATTTGGGAGATGCAAGAATGGTCGAGGAGGATCGGTTACAATGTTTCAGAATTTGACAAGTTAAATGTCGTACATATTACCGGTACAAAGGGTAAAGGATCCACAGCTGCATTTGTAGCGTCTATCCTTGGTAAGTACAAGGTACCTAAAGTTGGACTATACACTTCACCACATTTGAAATCTGTTACTGAAAGGATAAGAATCAACGGAAACCCTATTTCAGAGGATaaatttgccaaatatttctttgaagTTTGGgacaaattggaaaacacAGAATCGGAATTGAGTAAATTCCCACATATGATTCCAGGGAGTAAACCAGggtatttcaaatatttgaccCTGTTGTCGTTCCATGTTTTCATGCGGGAAGGCTGTGATTGTTGTGTTTATGAAGTTGGTGTTGGGGGTGAATTCGATAGTACAAATATCGTGGAAAGACCATTAGCTTGTGGTGTTACACAATTGGGTATTGATCACACATTTATGCTGGGTAATACTATTGAGGAAATTGCTTGGAATAAAGGTGGGATCTTCAAGAAACAAGCGCCAGCTTTCACTGTTAAGGAGCAACCTCCAAAAGGTTTGAAGATGTTAGAACAAAGGGCTAATGAACGCGGTACTcaattagaagaagttCCTATTTACCAAGGTTTAAGAGGTAGAAAATTAGGGATCGCTGGTGATTTCCAAATCGCTAATGCTTCGTTAGCAGTAGCACTATCATCACAGGCATTAGCTTCTATGTATTTCTTACCATCTCCGATCCCTAACACTGAAGATGCCAGTATCCCAGCAAGATTTTTAGAAGGCTTGGAACTTACACGTTGGGATGGTCGTTGCCAAACCTTGGTCAAAGGTTCAGCTACTTGGTTTATAGATGGCGCTCATACAAAAGAGAGTATAGAAGCTGCTTCTGGTTGGTTTACTCAACAGGTTGTCCGTTcaaaaaataagaaaataTTACTGTTTAATCAACAGAGTCGTGATGCCAATAGTCTGTTGAGTAATCTGTATTCCAAGACACATCCGGATGTTCAATTCGATCAGGTTATTTTCACCACTAATGTCACTTGGACCTCTGGTTCTTACAGCTCTGACCTTGTATCCATGAATACTTCAAAAGAGCAAGTTGATAATCTAGAAGTTCAAAAGTCATTGGCGGAAAAATGGACTGCATTAGATGGTCAAAGAAGTAAAATCCATGTCACTTCTAGCATTGAGGCCGCTTACACATTAATTAGACAATTAGAAGAACCCGTAGATGTTTTCGTTACAGGATCTTTACATCTTGTAGGGGGGTTACTTGTGGTCTTCGATAACTTATAAAGAAACTCGCTTTTTATGTCcactttttctttcttttaatCTCTTTTAAAGATTATTTTATTCATTTTGTTATATTCATCTTACTTattctattattattatggATTTGTTAAAGACCTTGAGAATAGCTCACTTCACAGTGCGATGCAAGGACGATCTGTAATATCCTTTCCGTACCATATGGCccaattgttgaaataAGCCTTGTGCAGATCcgaatttggattttcGTATTCTTTCATAGCCTTCATGGCACTTTCCatgttaaagaaattaatcGAAATACACAACTTCCTTGAAACCACCGGTGttatttccaaaatttctcCAAATGTTCCAAAATCCTGTTTAATTTCTGAAAGGTTCAATGGTTCTAATGGGGATTCTTTGTAAGCTTCACTGTATTTGGTTCTTTTGGTACAATTGATATACTTCTTCATAATGAGGCTCCGACAAAAATCCTGATCATCGCTTGAAGATTGTTGATCATCCCATTCATTGCCTTTCTTGGTTTTATGTTCAGAGCTTTTTCCCCATTCTGGTGTCAAATGCTGACCATTTATTTTAAACATGTTGGTTCTACCATATTTCATAAAGGAATAGGCGGCTTCATGGGTGAGAAAATCCAAttcgatttttttcaagGCTTGTTCATCATCGGTGTGAACTATTATGTTTTCAAGTGGTCCAGCATGTATCTGGGCCAGTATGCTTGCAATTCCTGTTCTCTTAGGTATATTACCCAATACAATTGCCTTAGGACGAACGTTATTCTCCAATagttcatcttcacttgAGCTCGTGACGTAGATATTCTCACCATCTACTGCAGCGTATGCATTATCTTCCTGAAACAAATCTGGAATCCTTTGGGGAACACCAAATACATCCAATTCATAGTCTACCATCTCTCCATTTACGTTAAGTCTATGGGTCTTGGTGCTGGGTTCTTGATCCATGTTCATTCCAAGcttatttttatttgtaGTACTTTTAAATTGCAATTGGTGAGGTACAGCGTTCATTTGAGCGTAGCAATTATCGCTGGACTGTTCATTAGGTAGATTCGATTGTCTGGCGGTTTTAAATCTAGTGCTCTTTTCTGAACCCAACAAATGATTTCTAGCAAACCTTCTAAATCCAAAGAGTTCATGATTACCATTATCCTCCATCGTACtagatgaaaaaaatgatgatatcGATGACACTCTGGATCTTCCTTGGTTCAATTGcaaattttccacatttCTCTTTCCATCCAAATATACGTAGGCGGGAATACTGTTGTTCCTAGAAGCAGTCATGATGTTAGTTAAGCAAATACGtttaaaattattattatatttctttgttattttttgttattttatCCCTGTTGATCGTTAGCAAAATGTGTAACTGGTTAGCAATTCAGGGCCCTTCTCAAGTTGGACTTTTATTATAATAActtgataattttgatCTTGTTAAActttctaattttttttcaaaacttcaGGAATGAAATTTAAGAAATTCCCATGATGTTCAGATTTTATAAAGAGAATTTGATTTTCTGGGGcctttctttaatttctttatctttgatttttgtGTATTACTGTTTAAAATAGCGTCACTGTCGTTGCTGGGCGACAGTGTGACGCGCGAAGGTAAGATAATTATAATAAACAATTATTATACAGAACACAGCTATTGTTAACAGATAAAACAGTTAAACTTTTACATCGCACATGTCACCACGACGGGAAGATTCGactttcatcaattcaCGCAAAACCATAGTTGCGTATGCAGAAACGCCTAATTGGAATTTGAGAACGACAGCGGTATGCTCACCACCTTTATCAGGTGTAAATCTATCTAATTTCTCCTTCATGTATTTTTGGCAGTTGTCCTTTGCTCTTTGGTTATGCAGAATTTCTAGATCGGTGTTGATTAGCTGTTGAGTTGGACTTGAGTAATGTATAATTCTGTAATCCAAGGCAGCTGGTTTTTGTATGACATTTCTATAAGATCCCGCTAGTGAGAAATCACGAACTTTACGTCTCATGTCAAATGGATCCATTGCATCCTTTTTCATAATTTCAACGTAAAGATCAGATAATTTCTGATTTGGTGGGTACACAATATCAAACCCAGGTGTAGGTAAGACAACATCTTCgatcttgaatttttgagattcaatttcatccttgGTGATAGGTCTTGCGCGCACAAACTGGGCTGTACGAACGTCTTCGTCAAACTCATCCTCCTCCAAAGAATCTGCAGCCTTgctttcatcattttcactAATGACAAGGTCACCTTCCATCACGTTCAAACCATacatttcaattcttttacTGGCAATTGTATTCCAAACAAAACTTTGATAAGCGTGTACATACATCGTTCTCagatttcttggaattttcaTGATTGCTGTGTAATAAGCATTAGCAGAGTACTGgccatcttcttcctttttctgTGTGGACAGGTAGCTTAGAATGGCATTCTCGGCAACACACTGACGAGGCATCTTCTTCATGGCAGAGTTTGCATCCTTAGACTCTGACCAGATTTTTCTAGCCTCCTTTGAAGTTGGCAAAACACTGTCTTGATCGGAAAGAATCAACTCTGCAGCACCTTGCCAGTTGTTTAataacaattctttaccaacGACGTGGGTGGAAATACTAAAGGTTCCAAATCTTTGCATACCAAAATAGTTTACGAACCCTCTCTCCGCTAATGATTGGCAACCATCTTTTAAAACTTGGTCTAATGACTTGTCAGCACCTTCGTGCAATTTAGCATCTCTAATAACAACGACAAATTCATTACCTTTCAAATCACCAAGACTTAAACTACGATCTTCAAACTTATATCCACCTAAAACCATACCCTTCAAAGTTCTATTGAGTGCATTTAATCTGTCTAAGCCAATACGAGATACAGAGAGTCTTTGACAAGTAACAGCTCTACGATCTTTAGTCCCGGAAGATCTCATAGCACGAGCAGGTAATCTTAAGTACTTGGCAATAATATTAATGGCATCCATTGTGTCcttattttctttgtaaagaGTGAGGTGGATAAAATCTTTAGCAGGACCATATCCCCAATTCTCCACACCATTGGCATCCTTTGTTTGCTCAATAAAAGTCTTTTTGTCAACTCTTGTCTTTCTATTACTTCTGGCAATCTTGAAAGTGTTATCTTCCGTGGTCACggattccaattcattattAAATGCCTCTCTTAGCAGCTGATGGACCTTAGTTCTGTCGAatttatcttcaaatgatCTTTCAGTTTCCATCTTTTGAGCATGCTTGAACACATCCATGATTTTTTCTACATCTGATTCTCCCAATGCTTCTACTAACTTCTGTTTCAATTCACCATccaattcaaattcttgtcTCCTTTTAGACTCCTCTTCTTGCTGagttttcaattcttctgcaCTTGGTTGCGGTTTCTGGGGTCTCTTAAATCCTCtatctttcaaatagaCAACGTTGCCTTCCAGGTCAATCTCATTGACCATAAAATCACTATACCTCTGCTTGATTTGCCCTTTAAATCCTGGATTTTCAGGAGTCAAGAAGTGAGTTATACCAACATCGCTTTCAGAGACACCGTTACCAGATGCACTTGCACCTGCAACCGATTCAGTCTGGGGTTTTTTCACATCGTTTCCGATTTCTGCAGACTCCTCTGGAAGCCTCTTGGGGGCATTGGTGGTCTCGGACATGATATTCTTCAGTTCTCAATGACCGATAGTTAGAGcttatctcatctcatctcatcttgaGATGACTTTTAAAcgctgaaaaatttcaaatcataCGTAACGGGTATTGAGCACAAGAACTCATCGACCCACATAGTACAAAAGATCAGGCATTATGGATGATGTAGACACTTTAGAAAGCATTAATGGCTTTTACAGCAGAGTTCGCTGGAATAACCAGTTTAAACAGTTAACTATAGTGCCCAAACACTTGCAAACAGTGTTTGATGGGCGGAAGACCGTTCTGGAGAAGTATCAGGACATTGCAGGTAGGTCAaatggtattgatgaatcTAAATCGTTGGTCAAATCTGAAAATGATCATCAAAATATGCTTTCGCAAGTTTTCGGTCAAGATTCCGCCAGTCATTCAGTTTTACAAAGGCAGGAACAGCTGTTATCACAGAGACCTGCATGGCATGCACCATGGAAATTGATCAGAGTGATCAATGGCCACGTTGGTTGGGTTAGATGTTTAAAGGTGGACCCAGTGGATAACGAATGGTTTGCAACTGGCAGTAATGATACTACTGTAAAAATATGGGATTTGGCAAGTGGAAAACTGAAGTTGACGTTGGCAGGCCACGTTATGACTGTGAGAGACGTTGCCATTTCACAGAGACATCCATATTTGTTTAGTGCCAGTGAAGATAAGATGGTTAAATGTTGggatttagaaaaaaatcaaatcatTAGGGATTATCATGGCCACCTGTCGGGAGTTCATACCGTAGATATTCATCCAACACTGGATCTGATAGCCTCTGCAGGTAGAGATGGTGTTGTTAAGCTTTGGGATATAAGATCACGAACTGCGGTAATGACACTCATAGGCCACAAATCACCTATCACCAAAGTGCATTGCCTGCCGGTAAACCCACAAGTCGTCAGTTCCTCCACTGATGCCACTGTTCGTCTATGGGATGTAACAGCTGGGAAATCGTACAAGATTCTCACACATCACAAGAGGTCTGTAAGAGACTTCAGTTTGCATCCATCAGAATTTTCCATGGTATCAGCGTGCACAGACGATATTAGATCTTGGAAATTACCGGAGGGTGCTCTTCTAACGAATTTCGCATCAGAATCTACAGGAATCATCAATACACTGAGTGTCAACCAAGATGACGTCCTTTTCGCT
The genomic region above belongs to Zygosaccharomyces rouxii strain CBS732 chromosome F complete sequence and contains:
- the ATG5 gene encoding Atg5p (similar to uniprot|Q12380 Saccharomyces cerevisiae YPL149W ATG5 Conserved autophagy-related protein that undergoes conjugation with Atg12p and then associates with Atg16p to form a cytosolic complex essential for autophagosome formation), whose protein sequence is MCVNALPREKAGTTMNMDQIRELVWSGAINVQINVKQSLLLNEVSHKESLVNVRIPRDTYLVLYLPAIVSHLRNSLKIDPNGNDGGTYWFEFEDVPLFWNYPLGVLYDSMLALNPPGRVSRDTENSINVWKIELAYGSNPPAGVIPLINGIDQIKSYWMHQWKQSCYILNGSAKQVMSLSMQDSQQFWGSILNRDRTNFGRISSKIIPKRPKFIPIILHQTLPDIKRIQLSATECKDDGSLQTVADLAKIQFPEFFQDNQVLMKAVSNGIEVPLHSNVFELYQRLMSFDGFLHVCICLVSNDEYGEA
- a CDS encoding non-specific serine/threonine protein kinase (similar to uniprot|Q12152 Saccharomyces cerevisiae YPL150W Hypothetical ORF) gives rise to the protein MSPTKAEQNQIKSIIGNSYNRLYSQFTSDELSEVGNYKILKQIGEGSFGKVYLASHKPTHRKVVLKTSDKSDPNLVREVFYHRQFDFPYITKLYEVIVTETKVWMALEYCPGRELYEHLLMLHRIPLDECAKLFAQIVSAVHYAHSLNCVHRDLKLENILLDKNGNAKLTDFGFTRECVSKSSLETICGTTVYMAPELIQRQAYDGFKIDIWSLGVILYTMINGTMPFDEDDETKTKWKIVNDFPNFNDNFVSHEAKDLIKRLLAKCPSERPTMEQILSHPFLQPYGQIMLSRTEKIIKRQRLGMTQFRSRLERKLLKRLKQSGFDAQSIKASIQKKKCDSLSGLWLLLLEHERACERVDYPRRSRSVLSVKKVFDSQPSIQETPESRIPIRRQNSSSAADLKNVSSLRRMLSKNSDANDVLPSYVERRSQQQPQPLQQQTQNQSLVELKNKKSIDPSRSVISKQSSPPPQQQWLSTNDSTASVSSIKGSGSSGGHPSGSKKNNILSKVTKFFKSKKQQSNNNNNSSANNKCMNGNNGAGSHNGSQRNSNYRKSHSTSPTGSTNAIDHTGYQDKKRTNRSESLKSATKSSNQSTAKDQDTAASQLNDVSADDAVIESKVHSDQRLLKRLKSRTSSDISGQTSAGNYDVETVFNQNIQLSSHDGHKSPNFLRPRPVSGISEFSNDTFNSEYSTDGNASSLRVSDFPRPNFPHASTGEVSSDLKGRSIYKQTLDRRDLSIMSSASSASERSSRTDSFYDITTASPPTIMDIRKTKGTAVTDSVLPRFGAQHTWFPRRNRSGSRRGSIGRKNHNRGFTKASQPQSIIQEEGSLNSQEEKHTSNSIILSPHQSLVMEEDNDFLNQSDEHSVPKRVGSISRSLTHYHPFENSNSSLAGQISAGEARSCSPKFPIISSGMSAPSLVTEDDEALRIADQEDNYSD
- a CDS encoding uncharacterized protein (conserved hypothetical protein), coding for MQVIKPQKRVSSEWLWQFQDGDRFIDVFDSPSDTWLIFGVFYLDKFDNDPHSKLEKLLNQLNDEICIWNHKYPWSEFNGISLQLDKTAQGVPFILGQICVEDNVVEEEAIVVALLQKFTSKCGMPQVFVKVCDTDGDFLLAEASDTIPEDYEYPVSINRLWIHEGKFKLIPKEYYEHRGLNHEEALKFLRNNYYKLIVIDGIQRKISQGITNKYPEGFLDNLVKLPLVFEDSQALSITNANPRIISFALKNLITEEIEVNKEVSQVNDGQRKEFLVPRRFVDLLSLFLDSKGLKKSPDHIPLYCGRAVASVINSLLRSSIINVNSNAGSLPGNNTGYFDSHKFQMASLNEPFKMDYNNDNVENIVERLGEFFKQGNDRKTSSDHEQEVQQDSDDDDEKARQFFRDENVDIDEDDFFEFFLADALKMNKDNIEALRSQEEQNESSTSSENPGSLDGYEELLADGDGLEGLSPSALGDLLKALAIDGATEGPLQTILRNAAGHQNDEL